The proteins below come from a single Osmerus mordax isolate fOsmMor3 chromosome 3, fOsmMor3.pri, whole genome shotgun sequence genomic window:
- the baxb gene encoding BCL2 associated X, apoptosis regulator b isoform X1 codes for MACERTSDERIGEAVIKEVFQEQLKEVSLEEAVPLSLSETPEVKNEEEQKMVVQLATMVRIIGDKVKDDQQLKDAIDGLVASGKESNQRNYWQMVKLVFEDGQITWERIAVLFYVAGRMAVKMVEANLSPLVLDILKWTVDYFRSKLLSWVQQHGGWINSFSELARCQMERMSSMTTKSQRFLLIFLVGIAVGSLITWTVEKRT; via the exons ATGGCTTGTGAAAGGACGTCGG ATGAACGAATAGGAGAGGCCGTGATAAAAGA ggTGTTTCAGGAGCAGTTAAAGGAAGTCTCTTTAGAAGAAGCAGTGCCCCTTTCACTATCAGAGACACCAGAAGTAAAGaatgaggaggagcagaagatgGTTGTCCAGCTGGCAACAATGGTCCGGATCATTGGTGACAAGGTCAAGGACGACCAACAGTTGAAAGA TGCCATAGATGGTTTGGTGGCCTCAGGAAAAGAATCCAACCAGAGAAACTACTGGCAGATGGTGAAGCTGGTGTTTGAAGATGGTCAAATCACTTGGGAGAGGATTGCTGTGCTGTTCTATGTGGCAGGGAGGATGGCTGTGAAG ATGGTGGAGGCTAATCTCTCTCCATTAGTGTTAGACATCCTGAAATGGACAGTGGATTACTTCAGGAGCAAACTGCTGAGTTGGGTCCAACAGCATGGAGGATGG ATCAACAGTTTCTCAGAGCTGGCTCGTTGTCAGATGGAGAGGATGTCATCCATGACCACAAAATCTCAAAGATTCCTCCTCATTTTTCTTGTGGGCATTGCAGTGGGCAGTTTAATCACCTGGACAGTAGAAAAAAGAACTTGA
- the baxb gene encoding BCL2 associated X, apoptosis regulator b isoform X2, producing MACERTSDERIGEAVIKEVFQEQLKEVSLEEAVPLSLSETPEVKNEEEQKMVVQLATMVRIIGDKVKDDQQLKDAIDGLVASGKESNQRNYWQMVKLVFEDGQITWERIAVLFYVAGRMAVKMVEANLSPLVLDILKWTVDYFRSKLLNQQFLRAGSLSDGEDVIHDHKISKIPPHFSCGHCSGQFNHLDSRKKNLKHMLYAQP from the exons ATGGCTTGTGAAAGGACGTCGG ATGAACGAATAGGAGAGGCCGTGATAAAAGA ggTGTTTCAGGAGCAGTTAAAGGAAGTCTCTTTAGAAGAAGCAGTGCCCCTTTCACTATCAGAGACACCAGAAGTAAAGaatgaggaggagcagaagatgGTTGTCCAGCTGGCAACAATGGTCCGGATCATTGGTGACAAGGTCAAGGACGACCAACAGTTGAAAGA TGCCATAGATGGTTTGGTGGCCTCAGGAAAAGAATCCAACCAGAGAAACTACTGGCAGATGGTGAAGCTGGTGTTTGAAGATGGTCAAATCACTTGGGAGAGGATTGCTGTGCTGTTCTATGTGGCAGGGAGGATGGCTGTGAAG ATGGTGGAGGCTAATCTCTCTCCATTAGTGTTAGACATCCTGAAATGGACAGTGGATTACTTCAGGAGCAAACTGCTGA ATCAACAGTTTCTCAGAGCTGGCTCGTTGTCAGATGGAGAGGATGTCATCCATGACCACAAAATCTCAAAGATTCCTCCTCATTTTTCTTGTGGGCATTGCAGTGGGCAGTTTAATCACCTGGACAGTAGAAAAAAGAACTTGAAGCACATGCTGTATGCACAACCCTAA
- the LOC136937713 gene encoding ferritin, middle subunit-like, with protein MESQVRQNYHRECEAAINRMVNLELFASYTYTSMAFYFSRDDVALSGFAKFFKKNSEEEREHGNKLMSFQNQRGGRIFLQDIKKPERDEWGSGMEAMQCALQLEKNVNQALLDLHKVASDKGDPHLCDFLETHYLNEQVEAIKKLGDHITNLTKMDAHNNKMAEYLFDKHTLG; from the exons ATGGAATCTCAGGTCCGCCAGAACTACCACCGGGAATGCGAAGCTGCCATCAATCGCATGGTCAACCTGGAGCTTTTTGCTTCCTACACTTACACTTCAATG GCTTTTTACTTCTCCCGTGACGACGTGGCTCTCTCAGGATTCGCCAAGTTCTTCAAGAAGAACAGCGAAGAGGAGCGCGAGCATGGCAACAAGCTCATGTCTTTCCAGAATCAGAGAGGGGGACGCATCTTCCTGCAGGACATCAAG AaaccagagagagatgagtggggCAGCGGGATGGAAGCCATGCAGTGTGCCCTGCAGCTGGAGAAGAACGTCAACCAGGCCCTTCTCGACCTCCACAAGGTGGCTTCTGATAAGGGAGACCCACAT CTGTGTGACTTCCTGGAGACCCACTACCTGAATGAGCAGGTGGAGGCCATCAAGAAGCTGGGAGACCACATCACCAACCTCACCAAGATGGACGCCCACAACAACAAGATGGCCGAGTACCTGTTCGACAAGCACACCCTGGGCTAA
- the aldh16a1 gene encoding aldehyde dehydrogenase family 16 member A1, whose amino-acid sequence MAGSTNKTVHDIFQTMEYGPTSTSAATAQAWLEHRSRALDLFIDGKFFHPADRQTRSVAGSSGETVCSTVCAVQEDVSLSASSAASGFKYWSGLTCHQRAKVLLSLVSGLQRHGQCLSELSDLSQCPSSPSMLVRLAQYYASWAQLRDTLIPDWTPWGVVAVVVSDDCSLYSLMLKVLPALAMGNTVVLIPGLGTAPSALLLAQLFVEAGLPAGVLNVVTGSNASLGASLAQDPNISYVTYSGNKQDGEMLCKATAGMGVPVSLSLSLGATCPFIIFESADIDSAVDGVIEIAFKKKKDCQWLLCVQEPVWDNVVARLKLRLGRMKCVALTTEAERGLVENAVHEAQQQGATLIQASPVPPSGALYPPTVLCGIAPSCSCVVTPPPGPLLPLLSFRSHSEGVTLGNHSPHGQAASLWTEDLTLALEAAKSLSVGCVWVNSHSVADPSLPVSGHKDSGTCTDGGKEGLFQFLRPSSSSCPLPRSSPASVDYSKFGTEASAAVIPDASDPSSVPSSHLQLVGGKQCKAVSGGSMSVLAPDGAVLAYCPDGGRKDVRNAVEAAIKVQPGWMKKSPAARAQSLYSLAEGLEQRKREVTASLRSQTGLSLEEAENEVELSIARLCDWAARCDKERGGALLLPQSGSALSFPEALGVVGIVLPDSSPLLSLVSLLGASVAMGNAVVMVPSQKYPLPALEFIQVLHSSDLPGGLVNIITGSRDQLTQALANHSVIKSVWYWGSHKGCQYLQYTCSSPLKTLWLHSQEREKWTSPHPSLLEEMWRQAVQWKSVWIPTA is encoded by the exons ATGGCAGGTAGTACCAACAAGACAGTGCACGATATCTTTCAAACCATGGAGTACGGACCAACGAGTACCAGCGCTGCCACCGCACAG GCTTGGCTAGAACACCGCTCCCGTGCCCTCGACCTCTTCATCGATGGGAAGTTTTTCcatcctgcagacagacagacacgcagtgTGGCTGGTTCCTCAG GAGAGACTGTGTGCAGTACAGTGTGTGCAGTACAGGAAGATGTATCTCTGTCTGCATCCTCTGCTGCCAGTGGCTTCAAATACTGGAGCGGACTAACCTGCCACCAAAGGGCCAAGGTCTTGCTCAG TTTGGTGAGTGGCCTACAGAGGCACGGACAGTGTCTGTCAGAGCTGAGTGATCTGTCTCAGTGTCCCAGTTCCCCCTCCATGCTGGTCAGACTGGCCCAGTACTATGCCAGCTGGGCCCAGCTTAGAGACACACTCATTCCTGACTGGACCCCCTGgg gtgtggTGGCAGTGGTTGTCTCTGATGACTGTTCTCTCTACTCTCTTATGCTCAAAGTATTACCAGCTCTGGCCATGg GCAACACCGTGGTGTTGATCCCTGGATTAGGAACTGCCCCTTCTGCTCTCCTGTTGGCCCAGCTATTTGTTGAGGCGGGACTTCCTGCTGGGGTGCTGAATGTGGTGACAGGAAGCAATGCGTCTCTGGGGGCCAGTTTAGCCCAGGATCCGAACATCAGCTATGTTACCTACAGTGGCAACAAGCAG GACGGAGAGATGCTGTGTAAAGCCACAGCCGGGATGGGTgtgccagtctctctctctctctcccttggtgCCACCTGTCCCTTCATCATCTTTGAGTCTGCGGACATCGATAGTGCTGTGGATGGAGTGATAGAGATAGCTtttaaaaagaagaaagat TGCCAGTGGCTGTTGTGTGTTCAGGAGCCAGTGTGGGACAATGTGGTGGCTCGTCTGAAGCTGCGCTTAGGACGGATGAAGTGTGTCGCTCTCAccactgaggcagagagaggcctgGTGGAGAATGCAGTACATGAGGCTCAACAGCAGGGGGCAACA CTAATCCAAGCTTCCCCAGTGCCCCCCTCCGGTGCCCTCTACCCCCCTACGGTGCTGTGCGGGATTGCCCCCTCCTGTTCCTGCGTGGTAACTCCTCCCCCCGGACCCCTGctaccccttctctccttcagaAGCCACTCCGAGGGCGTAACCCTGG GGAACCACAGCCCTCACGGCCAGGCAGCCTCTCTCTGGACTGAAGACCTCACGCTGGCCCTGGAGGCTGCCAAGAG cctgtctgtcggGTGCGTGTGGGTGAACTCGCACTCCGTGGCGGACCCGTCACTGCCCGTCTCCGGACACAAGGACAGTGGCACCTGCACCgacggagggaaggag GGCCTGTTTCAGTTCTTGcggccttcatcctcctcttgtcctctgcctcgttcctcccctgcctctgtcGATTACAGCAAGTTTGGGACAGAGGCCTCGGCAGCTGTCATTCCTGATGCCTCTGATCCTTCCAG TGTTCCTTCCTCCCATCTCCAGTTGGTGGGGGGTAAGCAGTGCAAGGCTGTGTCTGGTGGTAGTATGTCAGTGCTGGCACCAGATGGCGCTGTGCTTGCCTACTGTCCCGATGGCGGGAGGAAGGACGTGCGCAACGCAGTGGAGGCAGCCATTAAAGTTCAACCTGG CTGGATGAAGAAAAGCCCTGCTGCACGTGCTCAGTCTCTCTACTCTCTAGCTGAGGGCCTAGAGCAGAGGAAGCGGGAAGTGACTGCATCCCTCCGCTCCCAAACTGGCCTCTCATTGGAGGAGGCAGAAAATGAGGTGGAGCTCAGCATAGCCCGGCTCTGTGACTGGGCGGCTCGTTGTGacaaggaaagaggaggagctcTG cTCCTCCCCCAATCAGGCTCCGCCCTTTCCTTCCCAGAGGCTCTAGGAGTGGTGGGCATTGTTCTTCCTGACTCaagtcccctcctctctcttgtgtCTCTGCTGGGAGCGTCTGTCGCTATGGGAAATGCAGTTGTCATGGTGCCTAGTCAGAAATACCCTTTGCCTGCCCTTGAGTTCATTCAG GTTCTTCATTCCTCTGACCTTCCAGGAGGCTTAGTCAACATCATAACAGGAAGTAGAGATCAGCTGACTCAGGCTCTAGCCAACCACAGTGTGATTAAATCTGTATGGTACTGGGGCAGTCACAAG GGTTGTCAGTATCTGCAGTACACCTGCTCCAGCCCCCTAAAGACCCTGTGGCTGCACagccaggagagggagaagtggacttcccctcatccctcgcTCCTGGAGGAGATGTGGAGGCAGGCTGTCCAGTGGAAGAGTGTTTGGATCCCTACTGCATAG
- the LOC136937745 gene encoding ferritin, middle subunit-like produces MESQIRQNYHRECEAAINRMVNLELFASYTYTSMAFYFSRDDVALQGFSKFFKENSEEEREHGDKLMSFQNKRGGCISLQDIKKPERDEWGSGLEAMRCALQLEKNVNQALLDLHKVASDKGDPHLCDFLETDYLNEQVDAMKKLGDHITNLTKMDAHNNKMAEYLFDKHTLC; encoded by the exons ATGGAGTCTCAGATCCGCCAGAACTATCACCGGGAATGCGAAGCTGCCATCAATCGCATGGTCAACTTGGAGCTTTTTGCCTCCTACACCTACACTTCAATG GCTTTTTACTTCTCCCGTGATGACGTGGCTCTCCAAGGATTCTCAAAGTTCTTCAAGGAGAACAGCGAGGAAGAACGTGAGCATGGCGACAAGCTCATGTCTTTCCAGAATAAGAGAGGGGGATGCATCTCCCTACAGGACATCAAG AaaccagagagagatgagtggggCAGCGGGCTGGAGGCCATGAGGTGTGCCCTGCAGCTGGAGAAGAACGTCAACCAGGCCCTTCTCGACCTCCACAAGGTGGCTTCTGATAAGGGAGACCCACAT CTGTGTGACTTCCTGGAGACCGACTACCTGAATGAGCAGGTGGATGCCATGAAGAAGCTGGGAGACCACATCACCAACCTCACCAAGATGGACGCACACAACAACAAGATGGCCGAATACCTGTTCGACAAGCACACCCTGTGCTAA
- the LOC136937729 gene encoding ferritin, middle subunit yields the protein MESQIRQNYHRDCEAAINRMINMELFASYTYTSMAFYFSRDDVALQGFSKFFKENSDEEREHGDKLMSFQNQRGGRIFLQDIKKPERDEWGSGLEAMQCALQLEKNVNQALLDLHKVASAKGDPHLCDFLETHYLNEQVEAIKKLGDHITNLTKMDAQNNKMAEYLFDKHTLGSQS from the exons ATGGAGTCTCAGATCCGCCAGAACTACCACCGCGATTGCGAAGCTGCTATCAATCGTATGATCAACATGGAGCTTTTTGCGTCTTATACCTACACTTCAATG GCCTTTTACTTCTCCCGTGACGATGTGGCTCTCCAAGGATTCTCAAAGTTCTTCAAGGAGAACAGCGATGAGGAGCGCGAGCATGGCGACAAGCTCATGTCTTTCCAGAATCAGAGAGGGGGACGTATCTTCCTGCAGGACATCAAG AaaccagagagagatgagtggggCAGCGGGCTGGAGGCCATGCAGTGTGCCCTGCAGCTGGAGAAGAACGTCAACCAGGCCCTTCTCGACCTCCACAAGGTGGCTTCTGCTAAGGGAGACCCACAT CTGTGTGACTTCCTGGAGACCCACTACCTGAATGAGCAGGTGGAGGCCATCAAGAAGCTGGGAGACCACATCACCAACCTCACCAAGATGGACGCCCAAAACAACAAGATGGCCGAGTACCTGTTCGACAAGCACACCCTGGGGAGCCAGAGCTAA
- the syt5a gene encoding synaptotagmin Va, translated as MRLASSVPRARRAAKEEEEPAPPPPPSHHSNHNFMNMKNKFFNELTHMPNHKLKMPMWAIGAIVVVVLALVACLGFCIYKKCINKGKKPKKVRERKGGRGRRKKDKDGEDGEGGGEKKDGEEEKEQENFGKLEFTLDYSFTDNQLVVGILQAQDLAAMDMGGTSDPYVKVYMLPDKKKKFETKVQRKNLCPVFNETFTFKIAYNDLGGQTLVLQVFDFDRFGKHDVIGEIKIPMNSVDLAQPLHEWRDLVGGEKEEDEKLGDICISLRYVPTSGKLTVNVMEAKNLKKMDVGGLSDPFVKVVLQHQGKRLKKKKTSVKQNTLNPYFNESFSFEIPFSQIQKIQVIITVYDYDKLGSNDAIGKCFIGFGATGVGLRHWSDMLANPRRPVAQWHTLRPEEEVDAALKAPIR; from the exons ATGCGATTGGCCAGTTCTGTTCCACGGGCCCGTCGGGCCgccaaggaggaggaagagcctgccccacccccacctccttcacACCACTCGAACCATAACTTCATGAACATGAAGAACAAGTTCTTTAACGAGCTGACCCACATGCCAA ACCATAAACTGAAAA TGCCCATGTGGGCGATAGGGGCCatcgtggtggtggtgctggccCTGGTGGCGTGCCTGGGCTTCTGCATCTACAAGAAGTGCATCAACAAGGGCAAGAAGCCCAAGAAAgtcagggagaggaagggaggaagaggcaggagaAAGAAGGACAAGGATGGAGAGGATGGCGAAGGG GGTGGGGagaagaaggatggagaggaagagaaggaacagGAGAACTTTGGAAAACTGGAGTTTACCCTGGACTACAGCTTCACTGACAATCAG CTCGTCGTGGGCATCCTACAGGCACAGGACCTGGCAGCCATGGACATGGGTGGCACCTCCGATCCCTACGTCAAAGTGTACATGCTCCctgacaagaagaagaagtttGAGACCAAAGTCCAGCGCAAGAACCTCTGTCCCGTCTTCAACGAGACCTTCACCTTCAAG ATCGCCTACAATGATTTGGGTGGTCAGACTCTGGTCTTACAGGTATTTGACTTTGACCGCTTTGGGAAGCATGACGTGATCGGAGAGATCAAGATCCCCATGAACAGCGTGGACCTGGCACAACCCCTCCACGAATGGAGAGATCTggttggaggagagaaagaggag GATGAGAAGCTGGGTGACATCTGTATTTCGTTGCGTTATGTTCCAACGTCTGGCAAGCTCACCGTCAATGTCATGGAGGCCAAGAACCTAAAGAAGATGGATGTGGGAGGCTTGTCAG atccTTTTGTAAAGGTGGTGTTGCAGCACCAAGGCAAAcgtctgaagaagaagaagacgtcAGTGAAACAGAACACTCTGAACCCCTACTTCAACGAGAGCTTCAGCTTCGAGATACCATTCTCTCAGATCCAG AAAATCCAGGTGATAATCACTGTGTACGACTACGACAAGCTGGGCAGCAACGACGCCATTGGGAAGTGTTTCATTGGCTTCGGAGCCACAGGAGTGGGGCTACGCCATTGGTCAGACATGTTGGCCAATCCCAGACGTCCTGTTGCCCAGTGGCATACCCTGCggcctgaggaggaggtggatgcTGCCCTGAAGGCACCCATCcgctaa